One region of Danio aesculapii chromosome 7, fDanAes4.1, whole genome shotgun sequence genomic DNA includes:
- the si:cabz01085394.1 gene encoding uncharacterized protein si:cabz01085394.1, with product MTDTGSTSLFTTSDSDIETFSTDIQEQYLTPTDQDDSKTASPQATSTLVTNHLLTQSSQAVPCKSTIQRNQISNADATSNAFSPLTSTNEDLISSDNPVTDPSAHKPSQISIQAEQKDSDSTNTCSNSIPSTPADLINSPLSTNTTREGIADKCEIESITFRLNTRKVPMFKTVAFNYPLMHQVTIMSTVSEP from the exons ATGACTGATACAGGGAGCACAAGTTTGTTTACAACCTCAGACTCAGATATAGAGACCTTCAGCACTGACATACAGGAGCAATATTTAACTCCTACCGACCAAGACGACTCAAAAACAGCTTCTCCACAGGCAACGTCTACACTAGTTACCAACCATCTGCTTACTCAG tcaAGCCAGGCAGTGCCCTGTAagtccaccattcagaggaaccAAATATCTAATGCAGACGCCACCTCTAATGCATTTTCTCCTCTCACATCTACAAACGAAGACTTGATATCCAGTGATAATCCAGTGACCGACCCATCAGCTCATAAACCCAGCCAGATATCCATCCAAGCAGAGCAGAAGGACTCAGACTCCACCAACACCTGCTCAAACAGCATACCTTCAACACCCGCAGATCTGATAAACTCACCATTATCTACCAACACCACCAGAGAAGGAATCGCTGATAAGTGTGAAATCGAAAGCATAACCTTTCGTCTAAACACAAGGAAAGTGCCCATGTTTAAAACTGTGGCCTTTAATTACCCACTCATGCATCAGGTCACAATCATGAGCACGGTGTCAGAACCATGA